A section of the Zymoseptoria tritici IPO323 chromosome 9, whole genome shotgun sequence genome encodes:
- the MgPTP1 gene encoding tyrosine protein phosphatase 1 (putative dual spec /; MgPTP1, putative dual spec) has translation MATIVQRPTLVPERSATPPQLSINTSQRGTPAPVPNKHIPYCSPGPRPAGRQLDTPPASPPSPSPLVETTSLIHPPNAADKLFNEPPVYSITAEKLSHALDHISSQPLPSPQQVFPWLHGLHADNQLQLAFFIARKRSLRRTPRCIRGITLVKAGGDLSYSKLKGAIAPEELLRPTQPGKSKNEEPEFLEPDPREGFSVRNFQIQACKMSTVSDIVVYGDDNTPREEVVRLAKSVALAQTAWQRKMEGSSSNSRLFNTFILEDEYNFIECDFPDLIALDSEGCMTGKVMDFFHWERLEMCSMSAPSEIAPNVWLGPTPDPSLQLNLDEKMPNFDLLIECSDIAQMPDNKSFALVEELFQQKNESTAWDENVIHQLEFPGSGSIMPPTWSQAEVDSLVATCEWIHKLATGADSSSSLQSKRRDSKLTLTPSPPLDASGDTLMRDCSPSASSSDKAKAILIHCTDGYTESSLLALAYYMYANACPVHTAWLQLHLDKKRNFFAYGSDVALLRAIQPRLISASPKHTGSISALCPPVPAWLEKMDGSLPSRVMDYMYLGNLGHANNPGLLKELRIGQVLSVGEPVAWTEEEKGAWPKDRLMFVDKVQDNGVDPLTEEFGRCLEFIANGRKAGTATLVHCRVGVSRSATICIAEVMNELGLSFPRAYCFVRARRLNVIIQPHLRFSYELLKWEEWQCQKRGKPVRRELEWMEIAREIAAMNRPYSRQG, from the exons ATGGCCACCATCGTCCAGCGACCCACCTTGGTGCCCGAACGAAGCGCGACCCCACCACAGCTTTCCATCAACACCTCCCAGCGAGGAACACCCGCTCCTGTACCGAATAAACACATTCCCTACTGCTCGCCTGGTCCGCGTCCAGCCGGTCGTCAACTAGACACTCCACCCGcgtcgccgccatcgcctAGTCCGCTCGTCGAAACAACCTCGCTGATCCACCCACCCAACGCCGCCGATAAACTCTTCAATGAACCGCCGGTCTACTCAATAACCGCCGAGAAGTTGTCGCATGCGTTGGATCACATCTCATCGCAACCGCTGCCTTCACCGCAGCAGGTCTTTCCATGGCTGCACGGATTACACGCCGACAATCAATTACAACTCGCCTTTTTCAtcgcgaggaagaggtcgttGCGAAGGACGCCGAGATGCATTCGTGGGATAACCTTGGTCAAGGCGGGAGGTGACCTCTCATACAGCAAATTGAAAGGCGCTATTGCACCGGAAGAGTTGCTGCGACCAACACAACcaggcaagagcaagaatGAGGAGCCGGAGTTTCTTGAGCCTGACCCTCGGGAGGGATTCAGCGTGAGAAATTTCCAAATCCAGGCGTGTAAGATGTCGACTGTGAGCGATATTGTGGTGTACGGTGATGATAACACGCcgagggaggaggtcgtgAGATTGGCCAAGAGCGTTGCGCTGGCGCAGACTGCGTGGcagaggaagatggagggATCGAGCAGTAACAGCCGGCTGTTCAACACGTTCATTCTGGAGG ACGAGTATAACTTCATCGAATGCGACTTTCCCGATTTGATCGCTCTCGACTCGGAGGGATGCATGACGGGCAAGGTCATGGACTTCTTTCACTGGGAGAGACTGGAAATGTGCTCCATGTCAGCACCCAGCGAAATCGCGCCCAATGTCTGGCTAGGTCCCACGCCCGACCCAAGCTTACAGCTGAACCTCGACGAGAAGATGCCGAATTTTGATCTCCTGATTGAATGCAGCGACATTGCACAGATGCCGGATAACAAGTCCTTCGCGCTGGTGGAAGAGCTGTTTCAACAAAAGAACGAATCCACGGCATGGGACGAAAATGTCATCCACCAACTCGAATTTCCAGGCTCTGGATCCATCATGCCTCCAACGTGGTCGCAGGCAGAAGTCGACTCCCTCGTCGCGACATGCGAATGGATCCACAAACTCGCTACCGGCGCtgactcctcctcttccctccaGTCGAAACGCCGCGACAGCAAACTCACACtcactccttctcctcccctGGATGCTTCTGGCGACACACTCATGCGAGACTGCTCGCCatctgcctcctcctccgacaagGCAAAAGCCATCCTCATTCACTGCACGGACGGCTACACCGAGTCTTccctcctcgctctcgcaTACTACATGTATGCCAACGCCTGCCCGGTCCACACCGCCTGGCTGCAGCTCCACCTCGACAAGAAACGAaacttcttcgcctacgGTTCGGACGTGGCTCTTCTCCGCGCTATTCAACCACGCCTCATCTCTGCTTCCCCGAAGCACACCGGCTCCATCTCCGCGCTCTGTCCGCCTGTCCCTGCGtggttggagaagatggatgGATCCTTGCCGTCAAGAGTTATGGATTATATGTACCTTGGCAATCTGGGACACGCGAACAACCCTGGCTTGCTGAAAGAGCTGAGAATCGGACAGGTGTTGAGTGTAGGTGAACCAGTCGCTTggacggaagaggagaaggggGCGTGGCCAAAGGACAGACTAATGTTCGTGGACAAAGTCCAAGACAACGGCGTCGACCCATTAACAGAGGAATTCGGACGCTGCCTCGAGTTCATCG CCAACGGCCGCAAAGCCGGAACAGCAACTCTCGTCCACTGCCGCGTCGGCGTCTCCCGCTCCGCGACCATCTGCATCGCTGAGGTGATGAACGAACTCGGCCTGTCGTTTCCAAGGGCGTACTGTTTTGTGAGAGCGAGGAGACTGAATGTGATTATCCAGCCGCATCTGAGGTTTTCGTATGAATTGTTGAAGTGGGAGGAATGGCAGTGTCAGAAGAGGGGGAAGccggtgaggagggagttgGAGTGGATGGAGATTGCGAGGGAGATTGCGGCTATGAATCGGCCTTATTCGAGGCAGGGGTAG